The Corynebacterium suranareeae genome window below encodes:
- the infC gene encoding translation initiation factor IF-3, translating to MVRYVKFSRTANRGVHISAEARINERIRVPEVRLVGPNGEQVGIVRIEDARKLAFDADLDLVEVAPNAKPPVCKIMDYGKFKYEQAQKARESRKNQQQTVVKEQKLRPKIDDHDYETKKSNVIRFLEKGSKVKVTIMFRGREQARPELGYRLLERLANDVADFGIVETRAKQDGRNMTMVLGPVRKGKK from the coding sequence GTGGTTCGGTACGTCAAATTTTCCCGCACTGCTAACAGAGGAGTCCACATCAGCGCTGAAGCTCGCATTAATGAGCGCATCCGAGTTCCCGAAGTCCGCCTCGTCGGACCTAACGGTGAGCAGGTAGGCATCGTTCGCATTGAAGATGCCCGCAAGCTCGCATTCGACGCAGACCTAGACCTGGTCGAGGTCGCACCCAACGCCAAACCTCCGGTCTGCAAGATCATGGATTACGGAAAGTTCAAGTACGAACAGGCTCAAAAAGCCCGTGAGTCACGCAAGAATCAGCAGCAGACCGTGGTCAAAGAGCAAAAGCTTCGTCCCAAGATCGATGATCACGATTACGAGACGAAGAAGAGCAATGTGATCCGATTCCTCGAAAAGGGATCAAAGGTCAAGGTCACGATCATGTTCCGTGGTCGTGAGCAGGCTCGCCCAGAGCTTGGCTACAGGCTCCTCGAGCGCCTGGCAAACGATGTTGCAGATTTCGGCATCGTGGAAACCCGCGCAAAGCAGGACGGACGAAACATGACAATGGTTCTCGGTCCAGTGCGCAAGGGCAAGAAATAA
- the rpmI gene encoding 50S ribosomal protein L35, translating into MKNKTHKGTAKRVKVTGSGKLVREQANRRHLLEGKPSTRTRRLKGIVEVDKADTKRMKRLLGKA; encoded by the coding sequence ATGAAGAACAAGACCCACAAGGGCACCGCAAAGCGCGTCAAGGTGACTGGCTCCGGAAAGCTCGTTCGCGAGCAGGCTAACCGCCGCCACCTTCTCGAAGGCAAGCCATCCACCCGCACCCGTCGCCTGAAGGGCATCGTTGAGGTTGACAAGGCCGACACCAAGCGCATGAAGCGCCTGCTCGGCAAGGCTTAA
- the rplT gene encoding 50S ribosomal protein L20, with protein sequence MARVKRSVNAKKKRREILKSAKGYRGQRSRLYRKAKEQWLHSMTYSYRDRRARKSEFRKLWIQRINAAARMNGITYNRLIQGLRLAEIDVDRKILADLAVNDFATFSAICEAAKAALPEDVNAPKAA encoded by the coding sequence GTGGCACGTGTCAAGCGGTCCGTCAACGCCAAGAAGAAGCGTCGCGAAATTCTGAAGTCCGCAAAGGGCTACCGCGGCCAGCGCTCACGCCTTTACCGTAAGGCTAAGGAGCAGTGGCTGCACTCCATGACTTACTCTTACCGCGATCGTCGCGCCCGTAAGAGCGAGTTCCGTAAGCTGTGGATCCAGCGTATCAACGCTGCTGCACGCATGAACGGCATCACCTACAACCGTCTCATCCAGGGCCTTCGCCTTGCTGAGATCGACGTCGACCGCAAGATCCTCGCTGATCTCGCAGTCAACGACTTTGCAACCTTCTCCGCAATCTGCGAGGCTGCAAAGGCTGCACTTCCTGAGGACGTTAACGCTCCAAAGGCTGCTTAA
- a CDS encoding DUF6508 domain-containing protein, with the protein MRKNREFGWEEVGPSQEGERFTFSDEAVNHMVDIYERFKELQVAHPIVRNNPEYDMEKKRILEEIYSPLISEMFDFAWGSGLMIVFDWMDWEEGNYWRELETPNKWDAMDVETARMMITALIRAERFSYSTATGFLGNGYFLGVFDHLSRQLVRGHR; encoded by the coding sequence ATGAGGAAAAATAGGGAATTTGGTTGGGAAGAAGTCGGTCCTAGCCAAGAAGGTGAACGATTCACTTTTAGTGATGAGGCAGTCAATCACATGGTTGACATCTACGAACGATTCAAGGAGCTTCAAGTTGCGCATCCTATAGTTCGAAACAACCCAGAATATGACATGGAAAAGAAACGGATCCTTGAGGAGATCTATTCTCCATTGATCTCAGAAATGTTTGACTTTGCGTGGGGTTCAGGATTAATGATCGTTTTCGATTGGATGGACTGGGAAGAGGGCAACTACTGGAGGGAGTTAGAAACACCAAACAAGTGGGATGCAATGGATGTGGAAACTGCTCGAATGATGATAACTGCTTTGATCCGTGCTGAGCGTTTTAGCTACTCCACGGCCACTGGTTTTCTTGGGAACGGTTACTTCTTGGGCGTGTTTGACCATCTATCTCGCCAGCTTGTACGCGGGCATCGTTAA
- a CDS encoding carbohydrate ABC transporter permease, which produces MSTLISEPEVDKLRKRAKRSRRTEWWLAAALLAPNLLLLAIFTYRPLLDNFRLSFFNWNISSPTSTFIGFDNYVEFFTRGDTFQVILNTLIFTACAVIGSMVLGLLLAMLLDQKLFGRNFVRSMVFAPFVISGAAIGVAFQFVFDPNFGLVQDLLGRIGVDSPQFYQDPNWALFMVTFTFVWKNLGYSFVIYLAALQGLNKDLSEAAAVDGANAWTRFWKVTLPQLRPTTFFLSITVTLNSVQVFDIIHTMTRGGPLGNGTTTLVYQVYTETFTNYRAGYGATIATILFLLLLIITVIQVRYMDKENKQK; this is translated from the coding sequence GTGTCCACATTAATTTCTGAACCAGAGGTGGATAAGCTACGTAAACGCGCCAAACGATCAAGGCGGACAGAATGGTGGCTTGCCGCCGCACTTCTTGCACCAAACTTGCTTCTATTGGCTATTTTTACGTATCGGCCACTGTTAGATAACTTCCGGTTGTCTTTTTTCAACTGGAATATTTCCTCACCCACATCAACATTCATTGGATTTGATAACTACGTAGAGTTCTTCACGCGTGGTGATACATTCCAGGTAATTTTAAACACCCTGATCTTCACGGCATGTGCTGTGATTGGTTCGATGGTGCTCGGTTTGCTTCTGGCCATGCTGTTGGACCAGAAGCTTTTCGGCCGTAACTTTGTGCGCTCCATGGTGTTTGCACCGTTTGTTATTTCCGGCGCTGCCATTGGTGTTGCTTTCCAGTTCGTTTTTGATCCCAACTTTGGTTTGGTTCAGGACTTACTGGGACGTATTGGCGTTGATTCGCCACAGTTTTATCAAGACCCCAACTGGGCATTATTCATGGTGACTTTCACTTTTGTGTGGAAGAACTTGGGTTATTCCTTCGTGATCTACCTGGCTGCATTGCAGGGATTGAATAAGGATTTGTCTGAGGCCGCAGCGGTGGATGGTGCAAACGCGTGGACACGTTTTTGGAAGGTTACGCTTCCACAGCTTCGCCCGACTACGTTTTTCCTCTCGATTACGGTCACGCTGAATTCTGTTCAGGTGTTCGACATCATTCACACCATGACTCGCGGTGGCCCGTTAGGAAACGGTACAACCACCTTGGTTTACCAGGTTTATACCGAGACTTTCACTAACTACCGCGCGGGTTATGGTGCCACAATCGCAACGATTTTGTTCCTGTTGCTGCTGATTATCACCGTTATCCAGGTTCGATACATGGATAAGGAGAACAAGCAGAAATGA
- a CDS encoding carbohydrate ABC transporter permease, with protein MIATDKNVLVKVMGYVGMIAAILFIGLPLVFIVLTSFKQQSEIYTQPVTWFPSEFNLDNYVNVFERVPFLNYFRNSIIITVILCMLKIVLGVISAYALSILRFPGRNLVFLLVISALMVPSEVTVISNYALVSQLGWRDTYQGIIVPLAGIAFGTFLMRNHFMSIPSELIEAARMDHCGHFRLLWKVLLPISMPTLVAFSMITVVNEWNQYLWPFLMAETANSATLPIGLTMLQNNEGVSNWGPVMAATIMTMLPVLLMFLALQQYMIKGLISGAVKG; from the coding sequence ATGATCGCCACTGATAAGAACGTTTTGGTCAAGGTCATGGGCTATGTCGGCATGATTGCTGCCATTTTGTTCATTGGCTTGCCCTTGGTGTTTATCGTGCTAACTAGTTTTAAACAGCAGTCGGAGATTTATACCCAGCCGGTGACGTGGTTTCCATCAGAATTCAATCTGGACAACTATGTCAATGTTTTTGAGCGCGTTCCGTTTCTGAACTACTTCCGAAACTCGATCATCATCACGGTTATCTTGTGCATGTTGAAGATTGTTCTCGGTGTGATCTCTGCGTACGCGTTGTCCATTCTGCGTTTCCCTGGTCGAAACCTGGTGTTCCTGCTGGTTATCTCAGCGCTGATGGTGCCTTCTGAAGTAACTGTCATTTCTAACTACGCATTGGTCAGTCAGCTGGGATGGCGCGATACCTACCAGGGCATCATTGTTCCACTTGCCGGTATTGCTTTCGGAACTTTCCTGATGCGCAACCACTTTATGTCGATTCCTTCAGAGCTTATTGAAGCTGCACGAATGGATCACTGCGGGCATTTTAGATTGCTGTGGAAAGTACTGTTGCCGATCTCTATGCCCACCTTGGTGGCGTTTTCCATGATCACAGTGGTCAATGAATGGAACCAATACTTATGGCCATTCCTCATGGCAGAAACCGCTAATTCAGCGACATTGCCCATTGGTTTGACCATGCTTCAAAACAATGAAGGTGTCTCCAACTGGGGACCTGTCATGGCCGCAACGATCATGACCATGCTTCCTGTGCTGCTTATGTTCTTGGCTTTGCAGCAATACATGATCAAGGGCCTTATTTCTGGCGCCGTCAAGGGCTAA
- a CDS encoding ABC transporter substrate-binding protein → MAQISRRHFLAAATVAGAGATLAACAGTGGSTTSSGNAEGDTNTIVWWSNHPANSKDVELELISRFEAENPDLKVQLVDAGANYAEVSQKFNAALSGGDLPDLVVLSDTEWFNFAINGATVNIDEVASRNNIDTSTYVDSLFNDYAHDGGHYGLPFARSTVLFYYNKDLWAKAGLEDRGPNSWEEFSEWGPKLQEAMGSGFAHGWGDATNYLSWTFEGPMWSLGGNYSEGWESRLTTPETIRAVEWLKSTVDEGFATVSTDVTNEFATGLIGSCIQSTGDLSSVAGAANFNWGVAALPNPTGEGACPTGGAGLGIPSGISEQRQDNALKFIDFLTNTANTGYWSRETGYVPVRKDAASDPDHAAFLEENPAYNVAVEQLPDTRSQDNFRVLLPNGDRTIGDALERICLTGADIDVTLAEVETQLNTIYTRDIEPLI, encoded by the coding sequence ATGGCTCAGATTTCTCGTCGTCACTTCCTAGCCGCAGCAACTGTTGCTGGTGCAGGCGCAACTTTGGCTGCCTGTGCTGGAACTGGTGGAAGTACTACTTCTTCCGGCAATGCAGAAGGAGACACCAATACGATCGTGTGGTGGTCCAACCACCCTGCGAACTCCAAAGATGTTGAGTTGGAATTGATTTCTCGGTTCGAAGCTGAAAACCCGGATCTGAAGGTGCAGCTAGTTGATGCTGGCGCTAACTATGCTGAGGTGTCCCAGAAGTTCAACGCGGCCCTTTCCGGTGGAGACCTTCCTGACCTCGTCGTTCTTTCTGATACCGAGTGGTTCAACTTCGCTATCAACGGTGCAACTGTCAACATTGATGAGGTTGCTAGCCGTAACAACATTGATACCTCTACGTACGTTGATTCCCTGTTCAACGACTACGCTCACGATGGCGGACACTATGGTCTTCCTTTCGCGCGCTCCACTGTTCTCTTCTACTACAACAAGGATCTGTGGGCGAAGGCTGGTTTGGAAGATCGTGGTCCTAATTCCTGGGAAGAGTTCTCCGAGTGGGGTCCAAAGCTGCAGGAGGCAATGGGAAGTGGATTCGCACACGGTTGGGGAGATGCCACCAACTATCTATCGTGGACTTTCGAAGGCCCAATGTGGTCTTTGGGCGGCAACTACTCTGAGGGCTGGGAGTCTCGTTTGACCACCCCAGAGACCATCCGTGCAGTGGAATGGCTTAAGTCCACCGTTGATGAAGGCTTCGCAACCGTATCTACCGATGTCACAAATGAGTTCGCAACCGGTCTGATTGGTTCGTGCATCCAGTCCACTGGTGATCTGTCGTCTGTTGCAGGTGCAGCAAACTTCAACTGGGGTGTCGCAGCTCTTCCAAACCCAACCGGCGAGGGCGCGTGCCCAACTGGTGGTGCAGGCCTTGGTATTCCATCTGGTATTTCCGAGCAGCGCCAGGACAATGCTTTGAAGTTCATCGACTTCCTCACCAACACAGCGAACACCGGCTACTGGTCCCGTGAAACCGGATATGTTCCAGTTCGAAAAGATGCCGCATCTGATCCAGATCACGCTGCGTTCTTAGAGGAAAACCCTGCCTACAACGTCGCCGTTGAGCAGTTGCCTGACACTCGTTCTCAGGACAACTTCCGTGTGCTTTTGCCAAACGGTGACCGCACCATTGGTGATGCCCTGGAGAGGATCTGCCTGACTGGTGCAGATATCGATGTCACGTTGGCTGAGGTTGAAACTCAGCTCAACACGATCTACACCCGTGACATCGAACCACTGATCTAA
- a CDS encoding ABC transporter ATP-binding protein → MASIVFENVTRRYTPGARPAVDKLNLDIADGEFLVLVGPSGCGKSTSLRMLAGLEPIDEGRLLIDGKDATELRPQDRDIAMVFQSYALYPNMTVRDNMGFALKNQKVAKAEIEKRVAEASRILQLDPYLDRKPAALSGGQRQRVAMGRAIVREPSVFCMDEPLSNLDAKLRVSTRAEISALQRRMGVTTVYVTHDQVEAMTMGDRVAVLLHGVLQQVDTPQNLYDYPANAFVASFIGSPSMNLIEGTIRGDKVSLGTGIQISVPEEVAAEVRSNPDHFEGRPVIVGARPENMYITSANESGAVLGEVSHIDELGADSMVYVLASGVKNPNTDLLCEGIPEDMRVKVISAADTDKAQLGIRVERHHGLQPGDMIYVVAAPQDTHLFDGLDGRRIGATVAAPAHTIKADKVQTQS, encoded by the coding sequence ATGGCGTCAATCGTCTTTGAAAACGTCACACGCAGGTACACGCCGGGCGCACGCCCGGCCGTCGACAAGCTAAATTTGGACATCGCTGATGGCGAATTTCTAGTTTTAGTTGGCCCTTCAGGATGCGGAAAGTCGACTTCTTTGCGCATGCTTGCAGGTTTAGAGCCTATCGACGAAGGACGTCTACTCATCGATGGTAAAGACGCCACAGAATTGCGTCCGCAGGATCGTGACATCGCTATGGTTTTTCAAAGCTACGCGCTGTACCCAAATATGACTGTGCGGGACAACATGGGTTTTGCGTTGAAGAACCAGAAGGTGGCCAAGGCTGAAATTGAAAAGCGTGTTGCTGAAGCTTCACGGATTTTGCAGCTTGATCCCTATCTTGATCGCAAGCCTGCAGCCTTGTCTGGTGGTCAGCGTCAACGTGTGGCCATGGGTCGTGCGATTGTGCGTGAGCCGTCAGTGTTTTGCATGGATGAGCCATTGTCCAACCTGGATGCCAAGCTGCGTGTGTCCACCCGCGCTGAGATCTCTGCTTTGCAGCGACGCATGGGCGTGACCACGGTGTATGTGACTCACGATCAGGTTGAGGCAATGACCATGGGTGACCGCGTTGCAGTCCTTTTGCATGGTGTGCTGCAGCAGGTGGATACTCCGCAGAACCTTTATGATTACCCAGCCAATGCTTTTGTGGCTAGCTTCATTGGTTCTCCTTCCATGAACTTAATTGAGGGAACCATTCGTGGCGACAAAGTTTCTTTGGGCACTGGAATTCAGATCTCGGTGCCTGAGGAGGTAGCAGCGGAGGTGCGCAGCAACCCTGATCACTTTGAGGGGCGTCCGGTTATTGTGGGAGCTCGTCCTGAAAATATGTACATAACCTCCGCCAATGAGTCAGGCGCTGTGTTGGGAGAAGTCAGCCACATTGATGAATTGGGCGCAGATTCCATGGTGTACGTGCTGGCATCAGGCGTGAAGAACCCAAACACCGATCTATTGTGTGAAGGCATCCCGGAGGATATGCGCGTTAAGGTGATTAGCGCTGCGGATACTGATAAAGCGCAACTGGGTATTCGGGTGGAGCGCCATCATGGGCTCCAACCAGGCGATATGATTTACGTTGTCGCAGCACCTCAGGACACTCATTTATTTGATGGTCTTGATGGCCGCCGAATCGGCGCCACAGTCGCAGCTCCAGCACATACCATTAAGGCAGATAAGGTCCAGACCCAGAGCTAG
- a CDS encoding glycerophosphodiester phosphodiesterase, translated as MHIVAHRGAEDLHLENTMAAFHAASPADAFELDIHASADNHAIVIHDRTAARVAAPHSPHRDTPVARLSAAQIKDITLIDGSPVPTLEEVLLQTDLPIQVEIKSAGAVPAAAALLQKYPSHLERLLFISFIDAALVEIVDRLPNARVGILRDASMDDLSIIDYLGAERVGAVLPSWKALNLATIADLQTKGIKVGCWTIRDENAFGIAQQAGVDYATVSDPTRFLAPSPTEKLRW; from the coding sequence ATGCATATCGTTGCTCACCGCGGTGCAGAAGACCTGCACCTAGAAAACACCATGGCAGCTTTTCACGCCGCCTCACCCGCCGACGCTTTTGAATTAGACATCCATGCCAGCGCCGACAATCACGCAATCGTCATCCATGACCGCACTGCCGCCCGCGTTGCCGCACCCCACTCGCCCCATCGCGATACGCCCGTAGCGCGCTTAAGCGCCGCGCAAATCAAGGACATAACGCTTATCGACGGATCCCCCGTACCAACCCTAGAAGAAGTACTACTCCAAACGGACCTTCCGATCCAAGTAGAAATTAAGTCTGCAGGAGCAGTTCCCGCGGCAGCCGCTTTGCTGCAAAAATACCCCTCACATTTAGAACGTTTGCTGTTTATTAGTTTCATCGATGCCGCGTTGGTGGAAATCGTTGATCGGCTTCCCAATGCCCGCGTGGGAATTCTTCGTGATGCGTCAATGGATGACCTGAGCATTATTGATTATTTGGGTGCAGAACGTGTGGGTGCGGTTTTGCCATCGTGGAAGGCATTGAACCTGGCGACAATCGCAGATCTCCAGACCAAAGGAATCAAGGTTGGATGCTGGACAATCAGGGATGAAAATGCGTTTGGGATCGCCCAACAAGCTGGCGTTGATTACGCCACTGTTAGCGATCCCACTCGTTTCCTTGCCCCTTCTCCAACTGAGAAGCTGCGTTGGTAG
- a CDS encoding TrmH family RNA methyltransferase, whose translation MALDFNEAFTERTPRIVNAAKLHRAAQRKKDKRFLVEGENSVEAAVATGAATDLFVTEAAAERFEEIVRTAGYMNVYTHAITDKAAKHLSDTVTTTGIFALCDDVLWSVGKAITGQPRLVSVPVETREPGNAGTLIRVSDAVGADAVVFAGESVDPLGAKVVRSSAGSLFHIPVARNNNVADVLGQLRSKGLQILATSADGEVDLDDADELLAKPTAWLFGNEAHGLDPELLAQADHRVRIPIRGRAESLNLATAASICLYESSKALFAGE comes from the coding sequence ATGGCATTGGACTTTAATGAGGCGTTTACTGAGCGCACTCCGCGCATCGTCAACGCAGCTAAATTGCACCGCGCAGCGCAACGTAAAAAAGATAAGCGTTTTTTAGTTGAGGGGGAAAATTCAGTTGAAGCAGCTGTAGCAACGGGCGCAGCAACTGATCTTTTTGTCACTGAAGCAGCGGCGGAACGCTTTGAAGAAATCGTCCGCACCGCCGGTTACATGAACGTCTACACCCACGCGATCACTGACAAGGCGGCCAAGCACTTAAGTGATACGGTCACCACCACGGGCATTTTTGCGCTTTGCGACGACGTCCTCTGGTCAGTGGGCAAGGCCATCACCGGCCAACCACGCCTCGTCAGCGTACCTGTGGAAACCAGGGAGCCAGGCAATGCTGGAACCTTGATCCGCGTCTCTGACGCAGTGGGCGCGGACGCCGTGGTGTTTGCAGGTGAATCCGTCGACCCGTTGGGCGCTAAGGTGGTGCGCTCTTCCGCAGGATCGCTATTCCACATTCCGGTGGCACGAAACAATAATGTTGCTGATGTATTGGGCCAGCTTCGATCCAAGGGTCTCCAAATCCTTGCAACATCGGCTGATGGGGAAGTAGACCTTGATGATGCCGATGAACTACTAGCCAAGCCCACCGCCTGGCTTTTTGGCAATGAAGCACATGGCTTGGATCCAGAACTACTGGCACAAGCCGATCACCGCGTTCGCATCCCAATCCGCGGACGCGCAGAATCACTCAATTTAGCTACAGCAGCATCGATTTGTCTGTACGAATCTTCTAAGGCGCTATTCGCCGGTGAGTAA
- the pheS gene encoding phenylalanine--tRNA ligase subunit alpha, producing the protein MREGLDYTVSEIQLTEASLNEAADAAIKAFDGAQNLDELAALRRDHLGDAAPIPQARRSLGSIPKDQRKDAGRFVNMALGRAEKHFAQVKVVLEEKRNAEVLELERVDVTVPTTREQVGALHPITILNEQIADIFVGMGWEISEGPEVEAEYFNFDALNFLPDHPARTLQDTFHIAPEGSRQVLRTHTSPVQVRTMLNREVPIYIACPGRVFRTDELDATHTPVFHQIEGLAVDKGLTMAHLRGTLDHLAKELFGPETKTRMRSNYFPFTEPSAEVDVWFPNKKGGAGWIEWGGCGMVNPNVLRAVGVDPEEYTGFAFGMGIERTLQFRNGLSDMRDMVEGDIRFTLPFGIQA; encoded by the coding sequence ATGAGGGAAGGGCTGGACTACACGGTGTCCGAAATTCAGTTGACCGAAGCCAGTTTGAACGAGGCGGCCGACGCCGCGATCAAGGCTTTCGACGGTGCACAAAACCTAGATGAACTCGCAGCACTGCGCCGCGACCACTTGGGTGATGCAGCACCTATTCCGCAGGCACGACGCTCGCTAGGATCTATTCCTAAAGATCAGCGCAAGGATGCGGGCCGCTTTGTCAACATGGCACTTGGTCGCGCAGAAAAGCACTTTGCTCAGGTCAAGGTTGTTTTGGAAGAAAAGCGCAACGCAGAAGTCCTAGAGCTTGAGCGCGTTGACGTGACCGTTCCAACCACCCGTGAACAAGTTGGTGCACTGCACCCCATCACGATTCTTAATGAGCAGATCGCAGATATCTTCGTGGGCATGGGCTGGGAAATTTCCGAAGGCCCTGAAGTTGAAGCAGAATACTTCAACTTCGATGCGTTGAACTTCCTTCCTGATCACCCAGCTCGCACCCTGCAGGACACCTTCCACATTGCACCTGAAGGATCCCGCCAGGTACTGCGCACCCACACCTCACCAGTTCAGGTGCGCACCATGCTAAACCGTGAAGTCCCGATCTACATCGCCTGCCCTGGCCGAGTATTTCGCACCGATGAACTAGATGCAACGCACACACCAGTGTTCCACCAGATCGAAGGACTTGCTGTAGATAAGGGCCTGACCATGGCTCATCTGCGCGGCACCCTAGATCATTTGGCTAAGGAACTGTTCGGCCCTGAAACCAAGACCCGCATGCGTTCCAACTACTTCCCATTCACCGAGCCTTCCGCAGAGGTCGATGTCTGGTTCCCTAATAAAAAGGGTGGCGCAGGATGGATCGAGTGGGGTGGCTGCGGCATGGTCAACCCAAATGTGCTCCGCGCAGTGGGCGTTGACCCAGAGGAGTACACCGGTTTTGCTTTCGGCATGGGCATTGAACGCACCCTGCAGTTCCGCAACGGTCTAAGCGATATGCGCGACATGGTCGAGGGCGATATTCGCTTCACCCTCCCATTCGGCATTCAGGCTTAA